One genomic region from Terriglobus aquaticus encodes:
- a CDS encoding inositol oxygenase — translation MEATAVENKNLLPVEDDWEEFLQGRYKEGKTEEEFRNYDAEANPGVAEFYRLNHQFQSHEYVLGKEKEYFGLTRGKKSIWEAAEFLNTLVDDSDPDTDLTQMEHLLQTSEAIRRDGHPRWMVATGFVHDLGKCLCLYGEPQWGVVGDTFPTGCAYSDKIVFPEYFKANPDYNHPVYSTKYGIYEPGCGLDKVHMSFGHDGYIYEVMKNHLPMEALYMLRYHSFYAWHRHGAYEHLLNDQDRAMLPAVLKFNPYDLYSKGHTKPDMKELKPYYDDLFAEFFPDKLDW, via the coding sequence ATGGAAGCGACGGCGGTAGAGAACAAGAACCTGTTGCCGGTCGAGGACGACTGGGAAGAGTTTCTGCAGGGCCGCTACAAGGAAGGCAAGACGGAAGAAGAGTTCCGCAACTACGACGCCGAAGCGAACCCCGGCGTGGCGGAGTTCTACCGCCTGAACCACCAGTTCCAGTCGCACGAGTACGTCCTCGGCAAGGAGAAGGAATACTTCGGCCTGACGCGCGGCAAGAAGTCGATCTGGGAAGCAGCGGAGTTCCTGAACACGCTCGTCGACGACAGCGATCCGGACACCGACCTGACGCAGATGGAGCACCTGCTGCAAACCAGCGAGGCGATCCGCCGCGACGGCCACCCGCGCTGGATGGTGGCGACCGGCTTTGTGCACGACCTGGGCAAGTGCCTGTGCCTGTACGGCGAGCCGCAGTGGGGCGTGGTGGGCGACACCTTCCCGACCGGCTGCGCGTACTCCGACAAGATCGTCTTCCCCGAGTACTTCAAGGCGAACCCGGATTACAACCACCCGGTGTACTCGACCAAGTACGGCATCTATGAGCCCGGTTGCGGCCTCGACAAGGTGCACATGAGCTTCGGCCATGACGGCTACATCTACGAGGTGATGAAGAACCACCTGCCGATGGAAGCGCTGTACATGCTGCGCTACCACTCGTTCTACGCGTGGCACCGGCACGGAGCGTACGAGCACCTGTTGAACGATCAGGACCGCGCCATGCTGCCGGCGGTGTTGAAGTTCAACCCGTATGACCTGTACTCCAAGGGTCACACCAAGCCCGACATGAAGGAACTGAAGCCGTACTATGACGACCTGTTCGCGGAGTTCTTCCCGGACAAGCTGGACTGGTAA
- the rsfS gene encoding ribosome silencing factor, protein MPTLETNQLLSTAVDAADSRKAEEIRILALDPSESALTDYFLICNGTNERQNAAIADEIEGRLKREYGIYPNSVEGRRQGEWILMDYVDFVVHIFMPEKREYYGLERLRKTATRVSIDDLNADITKALADARKKKPVAAAPAEDADSEDSTTKRGGKTGRKTSARVSKALAGTVEIADEEEKPKKAKAGVKKAAAKKAAAKKTPAKRSVTPQPAGKKGARKAPSAKK, encoded by the coding sequence ATGCCCACGCTCGAGACAAACCAGCTGCTCAGCACCGCGGTGGACGCCGCCGACAGCCGCAAAGCCGAGGAAATCCGCATCCTCGCCCTGGACCCCTCGGAAAGCGCGCTGACCGACTACTTTCTCATCTGCAACGGCACCAACGAGCGCCAGAACGCCGCGATTGCCGACGAGATCGAAGGCCGGCTGAAGCGCGAGTACGGCATCTACCCCAACTCGGTCGAAGGCCGCCGCCAGGGCGAGTGGATTCTGATGGACTACGTCGATTTTGTAGTCCACATCTTCATGCCCGAAAAGCGCGAGTACTACGGCCTGGAACGTCTGCGCAAAACGGCCACCCGCGTCAGCATCGACGACCTGAACGCCGACATCACCAAGGCACTGGCCGACGCCCGCAAGAAGAAGCCGGTGGCCGCCGCACCCGCAGAGGACGCCGACAGCGAAGACAGCACCACCAAACGCGGCGGCAAGACCGGCCGCAAGACCTCGGCCCGCGTCTCAAAGGCCCTGGCCGGCACGGTCGAGATTGCCGACGAAGAGGAGAAGCCCAAAAAGGCGAAGGCGGGCGTGAAGAAAGCGGCCGCAAAGAAAGCAGCTGCCAAGAAAACCCCGGCCAAGCGCAGCGTCACCCCGCAGCCCGCGGGGAAGAAAGGTGCCAGGAAGGCACCTTCGGCCAAGAAGTAG
- a CDS encoding mechanosensitive ion channel family protein, with product MSASTAAVTAATAATAAAATPAANGAQPGQPTAPSPQTASKIAALPAPFPPGLIQGIDIPAQSRAILSHLSEIVRYYRMTAVPIQKLGEPSDVLYAQQTQAEAMQIGQTAFKAARSQAAFLARIPNPKASPGDTSSPPPQEANKIAEVLRNNAQRLSDLQTQDASLTQQIAHARAAQRGTLLDQQGDLEGQIKLLSAVVGALQKVALTSTANQGGLQGNIDQLQKSVPELVNSSQKTVPATVESIASIRDAGVTTQGTVLFQLLSTERAIDERVKTLQMLHDQADDLRKPLLDVLKATMAESQRIAADTGASTADLASKRKTYDALADAFTTLSDVAVPLSQEVLLLEQAQATYGSWRASVASTESTVLHALLVRVVLIALALGVIFAFGELWRRATTRYVQDTRRRRQILLIRRIVIGFLTGLVLIFGFVTQFSSLATFAGFISAGIAVGLQTILLSVAAYFFIVGRYGVRVGDRITVAGVTGEVVEVGLVRFYMLELTGTGTELHTTGRVAVFANSVLFQTGTPLYKQIPGTEYAWHELTLKFKPVEGYEAALKQVQGIVQGVFETYKAKLEAQHRSVETWLDTAIQAPEIESRLQLTDAPQFAVLYPVEIEHASEVDQQIIQALLRATAQQTELGQVIDGTPTVKAVVKS from the coding sequence GTGTCAGCGAGCACGGCGGCGGTCACTGCCGCCACGGCCGCAACTGCTGCTGCCGCGACACCTGCGGCCAACGGGGCGCAGCCCGGCCAGCCCACTGCTCCCTCGCCACAGACTGCGAGCAAAATCGCGGCGCTACCCGCACCGTTCCCGCCGGGTTTGATCCAGGGCATCGACATCCCTGCGCAGTCGCGGGCGATCCTGTCGCACCTGAGCGAGATCGTTCGCTACTACCGCATGACGGCGGTGCCGATCCAGAAGCTGGGCGAGCCCAGCGACGTACTCTACGCACAGCAGACGCAGGCCGAGGCAATGCAGATCGGCCAGACTGCCTTCAAGGCTGCCCGTAGCCAAGCCGCGTTCCTGGCGCGCATTCCTAACCCGAAGGCTTCGCCCGGCGACACCAGCAGCCCGCCTCCGCAGGAGGCAAACAAGATCGCCGAGGTGCTGCGCAACAACGCGCAACGGCTTTCCGATCTGCAGACACAGGATGCCTCACTGACGCAGCAGATTGCGCACGCGCGTGCCGCGCAACGCGGCACCCTGCTGGACCAGCAGGGTGACCTGGAGGGCCAGATCAAGCTGCTGAGCGCGGTGGTCGGCGCCCTGCAAAAGGTGGCGCTCACTTCCACGGCGAACCAGGGCGGATTGCAGGGCAACATCGACCAACTGCAGAAGTCTGTGCCGGAGCTGGTGAACTCTTCGCAGAAGACGGTCCCGGCAACGGTGGAAAGCATCGCGTCCATTCGCGATGCCGGTGTGACGACGCAGGGCACGGTGCTCTTTCAACTGCTGAGCACGGAGCGGGCCATTGATGAGCGCGTGAAGACGCTGCAGATGCTGCACGACCAGGCCGACGATCTGCGCAAGCCGCTGCTGGATGTGTTGAAGGCGACCATGGCCGAGAGCCAGCGCATCGCGGCCGACACGGGCGCATCCACGGCGGACCTCGCGAGCAAACGCAAGACCTACGACGCCCTGGCCGACGCATTCACCACGCTGAGTGACGTGGCGGTGCCGCTGAGCCAGGAGGTATTGCTGCTGGAGCAGGCGCAGGCCACCTACGGCAGTTGGCGGGCGTCCGTGGCGTCGACCGAGAGCACGGTGCTGCATGCGCTGCTGGTGCGCGTGGTGCTGATTGCGCTGGCGCTGGGCGTGATCTTCGCCTTCGGAGAACTGTGGCGCCGCGCGACCACGCGCTATGTGCAGGACACGCGACGTCGGCGACAAATTCTGCTGATCCGAAGGATCGTGATTGGCTTCCTCACGGGACTTGTGCTCATCTTCGGCTTTGTGACGCAGTTCAGTTCGCTGGCCACGTTTGCGGGCTTCATCAGCGCGGGCATTGCGGTGGGTCTGCAGACCATCCTGTTGTCGGTGGCGGCGTACTTCTTCATCGTGGGTCGCTACGGCGTGCGTGTGGGCGATCGCATCACGGTGGCGGGCGTGACCGGCGAGGTGGTGGAGGTTGGCCTGGTGCGCTTCTACATGCTGGAGCTGACGGGCACCGGGACCGAGCTGCACACCACGGGGCGCGTGGCGGTGTTTGCCAACTCCGTGCTGTTCCAGACGGGAACGCCGCTATACAAACAGATTCCGGGAACGGAGTACGCCTGGCACGAGTTGACGCTGAAGTTCAAGCCGGTGGAAGGATACGAGGCCGCGCTGAAGCAGGTGCAGGGCATCGTGCAGGGCGTGTTCGAGACGTACAAGGCCAAGCTGGAGGCGCAGCACCGCAGTGTGGAGACGTGGCTGGACACGGCCATCCAGGCGCCGGAGATCGAGTCGCGCCTGCAACTGACCGACGCTCCGCAATTTGCCGTGCTGTATCCGGTGGAGATCGAGCACGCGTCCGAGGTGGATCAGCAGATCATCCAGGCCCTGCTTCGCGCCACGGCACAGCAAACGGAGCTGGGCCAGGTGATCGACGGAACGCCCACGGTCAAGGCGGTGGTGAAGAGCTAA
- a CDS encoding alpha/beta hydrolase, whose product MWFLSCRTSRIGGDVGPVQVTDGYLTFVDGRELLEEVRGRDVLIALHGFNVHQAGAVDHFQQWQRLMTLGANALLVGGLWPGDSAWLGALEYAFAAKAAMRSGQAFGRYLNLNFQQVRSISFVSHSLGARVALRTIQELSSAFDVRRLILMAPAVDDDCLTGEFAKTAKRIGQVTVLGSKQDKVLRLAYPLGNPISGIFARGHPYWHAALGREGPTAYPSPNNIGPGWRLPDDWKVDHSDYLPPESPFAPPYAPAPFPLPMAFPAESAGTPALPQGYDGSDGQPEHWQCGWTAGWTSFQFP is encoded by the coding sequence ATGTGGTTTCTGAGTTGCAGAACTAGCCGGATCGGCGGTGACGTTGGCCCGGTGCAGGTCACGGACGGCTATCTCACCTTTGTCGACGGCCGGGAGCTGCTGGAAGAGGTTCGCGGCCGCGACGTCCTGATTGCGCTGCACGGGTTCAACGTGCACCAGGCAGGGGCGGTGGATCACTTTCAGCAATGGCAGCGGCTGATGACGTTGGGCGCGAACGCTCTGCTGGTAGGCGGCCTATGGCCGGGCGATTCCGCCTGGCTAGGCGCTCTGGAATACGCCTTCGCGGCCAAGGCCGCAATGCGCTCGGGCCAGGCGTTCGGCCGGTACCTGAACCTGAATTTTCAGCAGGTTCGAAGCATCTCCTTCGTGTCGCACAGCCTAGGTGCTCGCGTTGCCCTGCGAACGATCCAGGAGCTATCCTCGGCGTTCGACGTCCGGCGACTCATCTTGATGGCGCCCGCGGTCGACGATGATTGCCTGACCGGCGAGTTCGCGAAAACCGCCAAGCGCATCGGCCAAGTGACGGTGCTGGGATCGAAGCAGGACAAAGTGTTGCGGCTCGCGTATCCGCTGGGGAACCCAATCAGCGGTATTTTTGCGCGGGGGCACCCGTACTGGCATGCGGCGCTGGGGCGCGAGGGACCAACTGCCTATCCCTCGCCCAATAACATCGGGCCGGGTTGGCGTCTGCCCGACGACTGGAAGGTCGACCATAGCGACTACCTGCCGCCGGAATCGCCTTTTGCGCCGCCCTACGCTCCCGCGCCATTCCCGCTTCCCATGGCATTCCCAGCTGAGTCCGCGGGAACTCCGGCGCTGCCGCAGGGCTACGACGGTTCGGATGGGCAACCGGAACACTGGCAGTGTGGCTGGACGGCGGGTTGGACCTCATTCCAGTTCCCCTGA
- a CDS encoding phosphatidylinositol-specific phospholipase C1-like protein produces MIGKTMGSAALLLCGTLALQAQADVRMNQIQVVGSHNSYHAGLTPGVKAILAKQNPKALRSLDYSHPTLTKQLDSGVRQLEIDVHADAKGGRYAHIAADDAIAKAGLPADPPYNTDGKMNQPGFKVMHVTGIDQRTRCTLFTDCLREVQAWSKAHPKHVPLFLLIEAKEEQPHLPGTPMPEPFTPAVFDALDKEIRSVFTPAELITPDDVRGSGKDLPSAITEHGWPTLESARGKVVFLLDNRKFTAMYSEGHPALRGRVLFTNSAPGTPESAFEEQNNGTAESIDASVKQGIIVRTRTDEGTEEARTNDTTRRELALRSGAQIISTDYPPGEKSQWSDFIVELPNGLAARCNPLIAPKDCSDAAVNDK; encoded by the coding sequence ATGATTGGGAAGACGATGGGCTCTGCCGCGTTGCTGCTTTGCGGAACGCTGGCGCTGCAGGCGCAGGCGGATGTGCGCATGAACCAGATCCAGGTGGTGGGCAGCCACAACAGCTACCACGCGGGCCTCACGCCAGGCGTAAAGGCGATTTTGGCGAAGCAGAATCCGAAGGCGCTGCGTAGCCTGGACTACAGCCATCCCACACTGACCAAGCAGTTGGACAGCGGTGTGCGGCAGTTGGAGATCGATGTGCACGCGGACGCGAAGGGCGGCCGCTACGCGCACATTGCGGCCGACGACGCGATTGCCAAGGCGGGGCTGCCGGCCGATCCGCCGTACAACACAGACGGCAAGATGAACCAGCCGGGCTTCAAGGTGATGCACGTGACCGGCATCGACCAGCGCACCCGGTGCACGCTGTTCACCGACTGCCTGCGCGAGGTGCAGGCGTGGTCCAAGGCGCATCCGAAGCACGTGCCGCTGTTTCTGCTGATCGAAGCGAAAGAGGAGCAGCCGCACCTGCCTGGCACGCCCATGCCGGAGCCGTTTACGCCGGCCGTGTTCGACGCTCTGGACAAGGAGATCCGCAGCGTCTTCACGCCTGCGGAGCTGATCACGCCAGACGACGTGCGTGGCAGCGGCAAGGACCTGCCGTCTGCCATTACGGAGCATGGCTGGCCCACGCTCGAGAGTGCGCGCGGCAAAGTAGTGTTCCTGCTGGACAATCGCAAGTTCACGGCGATGTACTCGGAAGGCCATCCGGCGCTGCGCGGCCGCGTGCTGTTCACCAACTCGGCACCGGGAACTCCGGAGTCGGCGTTTGAAGAGCAGAACAACGGCACGGCCGAGTCGATCGACGCGTCGGTGAAGCAGGGCATCATCGTCCGCACCCGCACCGACGAGGGCACGGAAGAGGCGCGCACGAACGACACCACGCGGCGCGAGCTTGCCCTGCGCTCCGGCGCACAGATCATCAGCACGGATTACCCGCCGGGTGAGAAGTCGCAATGGAGCGATTTCATTGTCGAGCTGCCGAACGGTCTGGCGGCGCGGTGCAACCCGCTGATCGCGCCCAAGGACTGCAGCGATGCAGCGGTGAACGACAAGTAA